The Armatimonadota bacterium genome includes a region encoding these proteins:
- a CDS encoding M48 family metalloprotease, with product MTQSDYLALIDRMSELNRSDPRAYRARVRRFVRLGYWAYSGHLILLLSCLCLMTVATVIVRGPALFLLVPILLATVVVVRSMSVRQPPTEGQRLSEEDAPGLYEDVRATALALKAKAPDAVYLDTTFNAGASASFRFATFGAEIRLHFGVELLLYLSPEEARSVLAHEIAHHCRRDVVFGAANDRLVQMWRNLMQPDQTGYSGAPMRPFLRWYLPRLEAMTVVLRRENEHEADLLAAQVTGNETTVRALTRIRAGSDLWLEPFQETYWPEAASRDSPPEDFLQRLAEWPLPTPEAFDRAVTRIAHKETGPYDSHPSTADRIARIEPGLDPRAESGRHDLVPLCTARSEGTALDAWLRPDVKVACLHAFDRKIAEEIGPTWPEKVRQWREDLARLSDSDVEHPDADAPESELWDKARAVRRIHGNGAALPWAMAAYRAGSQGCEQKLWLGGLYATVDDPRCIDLLEAASNDPDHEAAAWENLCRYYASTGDWEAEAQAYDRYRASMATENEIEAWLSDLKNDGHSVAADLPPEQRAALVAVLKEDPEVTAVYTVRRTHPVRNRQADLVVVAFSPAGFHVDRAKFVKPKLERLQGVVPLRESAVLWVVLKGSVQERAAAGIPGTCVYRTARP from the coding sequence TTGACCCAGAGCGACTACCTGGCCTTGATCGACCGGATGTCCGAGCTGAACAGGAGCGATCCCCGCGCCTATCGTGCCCGCGTCCGCCGGTTCGTGCGCTTGGGATATTGGGCGTATTCGGGCCATCTGATCCTCCTATTGTCCTGCCTTTGCCTCATGACCGTCGCGACGGTCATCGTTCGCGGCCCGGCCTTGTTCCTGCTCGTGCCGATCCTGCTGGCGACCGTGGTCGTCGTCCGCTCGATGTCGGTCCGCCAACCCCCGACTGAGGGCCAGAGACTCAGTGAAGAGGACGCACCTGGGCTCTATGAAGACGTTCGGGCCACGGCGCTGGCCCTCAAGGCGAAGGCGCCGGACGCGGTCTACTTGGACACGACGTTCAATGCCGGAGCTTCGGCTTCGTTCAGGTTCGCGACGTTTGGAGCGGAGATCCGGCTCCACTTCGGTGTCGAGCTCCTTCTCTACCTGTCACCAGAGGAAGCCCGTAGCGTCCTCGCCCACGAGATCGCCCACCACTGCCGTCGGGACGTCGTGTTCGGAGCCGCGAACGACCGTCTCGTGCAGATGTGGAGGAACCTGATGCAGCCGGACCAGACGGGCTATTCCGGGGCTCCGATGCGGCCGTTCTTGCGATGGTATCTGCCCCGCTTGGAAGCCATGACGGTCGTATTGAGGCGCGAAAACGAGCACGAGGCAGACCTTTTGGCCGCCCAAGTGACCGGAAACGAAACGACCGTCCGCGCCCTGACCCGGATCAGAGCGGGCTCGGACCTCTGGCTGGAGCCGTTCCAAGAGACGTACTGGCCCGAGGCGGCGTCACGCGATTCTCCTCCCGAGGACTTTCTCCAGAGGCTCGCGGAATGGCCCCTGCCGACACCAGAGGCCTTCGATCGTGCCGTGACGCGGATCGCGCACAAAGAGACGGGCCCCTACGACTCCCATCCGTCCACTGCCGACCGGATCGCCCGGATCGAGCCTGGTCTGGATCCCAGGGCCGAAAGTGGGCGGCACGACCTGGTCCCCTTGTGTACGGCCCGGTCCGAAGGAACAGCCCTGGACGCCTGGCTCAGGCCCGACGTCAAAGTGGCCTGTCTTCATGCGTTCGACCGTAAGATCGCGGAAGAAATCGGACCGACGTGGCCCGAGAAAGTCCGCCAATGGCGCGAAGACTTGGCCCGGCTTTCCGACAGTGACGTCGAGCATCCTGATGCCGACGCCCCAGAAAGCGAACTTTGGGACAAGGCACGGGCCGTGAGGCGGATCCATGGCAACGGAGCCGCGCTGCCTTGGGCGATGGCCGCCTACCGGGCTGGAAGCCAAGGTTGCGAACAGAAGCTCTGGCTCGGAGGCCTCTATGCGACGGTGGACGACCCCCGGTGCATCGACCTGCTCGAAGCAGCAAGCAACGACCCGGATCACGAGGCGGCCGCATGGGAAAACCTTTGCCGTTACTACGCTTCGACCGGCGACTGGGAGGCGGAAGCTCAAGCGTACGACCGTTACCGCGCCAGCATGGCGACCGAGAACGAGATCGAAGCGTGGCTCTCGGACTTGAAGAACGACGGTCATTCCGTTGCCGCCGACCTCCCTCCAGAGCAAAGGGCCGCCCTTGTCGCCGTTCTCAAGGAAGACCCTGAGGTCACGGCCGTTTACACCGTGCGCCGCACCCACCCGGTCCGGAACCGACAAGCCGACCTCGTCGTCGTCGCGTTTTCGCCGGCAGGCTTCCACGTCGACAGGGCGAAGTTCGTCAAACCCAAGCTGGAAAGGCTGCAGGGCGTGGTTCCGCTCCGCGAAAGCGCGGTCCTCTGGGTCGTCCTCAAGGGATCGGTCCAAGAAAGGGCCGCCGCCGGGATACCGGGCACGTGCGTGTACCGGACCGCCCGACCCTGA
- the secD gene encoding protein translocase subunit SecD: MQSRSILFLVLVVVLAGLSAWRVAKWPFTYGLDVQGGLRLVYRMDTEHMSKEDLGRQAMIQSDLVKILDGRARGTLGASEPSVMRKGEDSFVVELPGMTDIARATEIMSTTAKIEVKWAKTVGTDLYPNRRYKHVPNQRESDKVKYETYVKSSDPSKVLEPGDPDYKAMIASWETILEGKDVAGASPEVSGNGSHPKFFFSPSGAAKMEQWSRKYMNKRENIAFVLDDRVLNMAYVKDGTVLSDEAFLDGTFPAGYVNDLCNLVRSGSLPVALVPLSTEKVDPTIGKQALNEMEKAGAISFAIVGVLLVIYYGFPGVIAFLAMLLYTVFTLAFLNLISATMSLAAIAAFILSVGMAVDANILVFERLKEELREGKDLARATSIAFKRALTAIIDSNACTVLTCAVLYFYGTGPVKGFASTLGLGVFISFFTAFVVTRVLVQGSQALGIGRNPKWYGMGKGWFLEQQKDDATHHLLNIIGRTKFYFIVSAALIIPGLVFIGLGGIKLNVEFLGGYEGMYKLPAGLTTDQIRKNLSSKGIEGVNIKGADTEKGKVVYLTVPPLKDMAVGDNSANERIASAAGLSTEGSSFSAIGPTVQKETVNNAVMGVGISSLLIAVYLAFRFGISVGGIRNGFKFGASAVIALVHDVLFVIGTAAIVGYFLHWEISALFITAMLTVIGFSVHDTIIIFDRIRENLNRQHKGESFEHLCDKSVTQSVARSINTSMSAVIPLAVLIAIGTPTPDLKFMCLSMLLGISIGAYSSIFNATPILYIWDKIVMKKRGEGAGLMAEAAREIKVRAQAAATAAGAMPAAATATGAATGAGSAYGQIKRRSSAVEQSKREIDDED; this comes from the coding sequence TTGCAGTCACGAAGCATCCTGTTCCTCGTACTCGTCGTCGTCCTCGCCGGTCTCTCGGCATGGCGCGTCGCAAAGTGGCCGTTCACGTACGGTCTGGACGTCCAGGGCGGCCTCCGCCTCGTGTACCGGATGGACACGGAGCACATGTCCAAGGAGGACCTCGGCCGCCAGGCGATGATCCAGAGCGATCTCGTCAAGATCCTGGACGGCCGCGCCCGCGGCACGCTGGGCGCCTCGGAACCCTCGGTGATGAGGAAAGGCGAGGACAGCTTCGTCGTCGAACTGCCGGGCATGACCGACATCGCCCGTGCGACCGAGATCATGAGCACGACCGCCAAGATCGAGGTCAAGTGGGCCAAGACGGTCGGAACGGACCTCTATCCCAACCGGCGGTACAAGCACGTCCCGAACCAGCGGGAGTCGGACAAGGTCAAGTACGAGACGTACGTCAAGAGCAGCGACCCGTCCAAGGTGCTCGAACCTGGCGATCCCGATTACAAGGCGATGATCGCGAGTTGGGAGACGATCCTCGAGGGCAAGGACGTCGCAGGCGCGAGTCCGGAAGTGAGCGGCAACGGCAGCCATCCCAAATTCTTCTTCTCACCGTCCGGTGCGGCGAAGATGGAGCAATGGAGCCGGAAGTACATGAACAAGCGCGAGAACATCGCGTTCGTCTTGGACGACCGGGTCCTCAACATGGCTTACGTCAAGGACGGCACCGTCCTCAGCGACGAGGCGTTCTTGGACGGAACGTTCCCGGCCGGGTATGTCAACGATCTTTGCAACCTGGTCCGGTCCGGTTCGTTGCCTGTCGCCCTCGTACCGCTGAGTACCGAGAAGGTCGACCCGACCATCGGCAAGCAAGCCCTGAACGAGATGGAGAAAGCGGGCGCGATCTCCTTCGCGATCGTCGGAGTCCTGCTCGTCATCTATTACGGCTTCCCCGGTGTCATCGCGTTCCTTGCGATGCTGCTGTACACCGTCTTCACGCTGGCCTTTTTGAACCTGATCAGCGCGACGATGAGCCTAGCCGCCATCGCCGCGTTCATCCTCTCGGTCGGCATGGCGGTCGATGCGAACATCCTCGTCTTCGAACGCCTTAAAGAGGAACTTCGGGAGGGGAAGGATCTGGCAAGGGCGACGAGCATCGCCTTCAAACGGGCTTTGACCGCGATCATCGACTCGAACGCCTGTACGGTCCTGACGTGTGCGGTCCTGTACTTCTACGGGACGGGGCCGGTCAAAGGCTTTGCCTCGACGCTCGGCCTCGGCGTCTTCATCTCGTTCTTCACGGCGTTCGTCGTGACCCGCGTCCTGGTCCAAGGTTCGCAGGCGCTCGGAATCGGCCGGAACCCGAAGTGGTACGGCATGGGCAAGGGCTGGTTCTTGGAGCAGCAGAAGGACGACGCCACCCACCACCTTTTGAACATCATCGGGCGGACGAAGTTCTACTTCATCGTCTCCGCCGCCTTGATCATCCCGGGCCTGGTCTTCATCGGCTTGGGCGGGATCAAGCTCAACGTGGAGTTCCTGGGCGGCTATGAAGGCATGTACAAGCTGCCGGCCGGCCTGACGACCGACCAGATCCGCAAGAACCTTTCGTCTAAGGGGATCGAAGGCGTCAACATCAAGGGTGCCGATACGGAGAAGGGCAAAGTCGTCTACCTGACCGTCCCGCCGTTGAAGGACATGGCCGTCGGGGACAACTCCGCGAACGAGAGGATCGCGTCGGCGGCGGGACTGTCGACGGAAGGATCGAGCTTCTCTGCGATCGGGCCCACTGTCCAGAAAGAGACGGTCAACAACGCGGTGATGGGCGTCGGGATCAGCTCGCTGTTGATCGCCGTCTACCTCGCGTTCCGGTTCGGCATCTCTGTCGGTGGCATCAGGAACGGCTTCAAGTTCGGCGCCTCGGCCGTCATCGCCCTGGTCCACGACGTCCTGTTCGTCATCGGCACCGCCGCGATCGTCGGTTACTTCCTGCACTGGGAGATCAGCGCGCTGTTCATCACGGCGATGCTGACCGTCATCGGCTTCTCCGTCCATGACACGATCATCATCTTCGACCGCATCCGCGAGAACCTCAACCGCCAGCACAAGGGCGAGTCGTTCGAGCACCTGTGCGACAAATCGGTCACCCAGTCCGTCGCACGGTCGATCAACACGTCGATGTCGGCCGTCATCCCGCTTGCGGTCTTGATCGCGATCGGCACGCCGACCCCCGACCTGAAGTTCATGTGCCTTTCGATGCTCCTCGGGATCTCGATCGGTGCGTACAGCTCGATCTTCAACGCGACCCCGATCCTTTACATCTGGGACAAGATCGTCATGAAGAAGCGTGGCGAAGGCGCAGGCCTGATGGCCGAGGCGGCCCGCGAGATCAAGGTCAGGGCCCAAGCGGCGGCTACGGCCGCTGGCGCGATGCCGGCCGCCGCCACGGCGACCGGGGCGGCCACGGGAGCGGGGAGCGCCTACGGCCAGATCAAGCGCCGCTCGAGCGCGGTCGAGCAGTCCAAACGCGAGATCGACGACGAAGACTGA
- a CDS encoding YajQ family cyclic di-GMP-binding protein: MATQEFSFDIVSKVDLAEVKNAVNQAQKELENRYDFRGTAAKIDFDEKEVSLTADDEFRMDQLKDIVFSKLIKRNVDARSIEYGKLEPGPGISVKQKVTFKQGIEQDKAKSLVKQIKDKGLKVNAQIQGEQLRVSGKSKDDLQKAITFVKSLDLEFPVDFINYR; the protein is encoded by the coding sequence ATGGCAACCCAGGAATTCAGCTTCGACATCGTCTCCAAAGTCGACTTGGCCGAGGTCAAGAACGCCGTCAACCAGGCGCAAAAGGAACTGGAGAACCGCTATGACTTCCGGGGCACGGCGGCCAAGATCGACTTCGACGAAAAGGAAGTGTCGCTGACCGCCGACGACGAGTTCCGGATGGACCAGCTCAAGGACATCGTGTTCAGTAAGTTGATCAAGCGTAACGTCGACGCCCGGAGCATCGAGTACGGCAAGCTCGAACCGGGGCCCGGAATCAGCGTCAAACAGAAGGTCACCTTCAAACAGGGTATCGAGCAGGACAAGGCGAAGTCGTTGGTCAAACAGATCAAGGACAAGGGGCTGAAGGTGAACGCCCAGATCCAGGGCGAGCAGCTCCGAGTCAGCGGAAAGTCCAAAGACGACCTTCAGAAGGCGATCACGTTCGTCAAGTCGCTCGACCTGGAGTTTCCGGTCGACTTCATCAACTATCGCTAA
- a CDS encoding ABC transporter substrate-binding protein codes for MRKTGLALLAVALLIPLGCGPGKFAAQADKGKPGVFRYPIVTNPTTMDPHKVQDGDTIDLLQQVYEGLVGWSPENKPVGYLAQSWEVSTDGKTYTFKLRDNAKFHNGRQVTADDVKWSLERSASSKLASPVSDSYLGGIQGFSDKFAGRAQEVSGVKVVDPSHVAITLTKPDRNFLGKLTYLVASVVPKESFPPEKELSDVSQAIGSGPFKLKSYQPNQLVVLEAFKEYHAGAPKIDTIERLVLEDPTTRLNKFRGGELDLVMLERADVASLEKDPALKPMIQFFPRPSIFYVGMNQLMYPPFKDIKVRQAFAMAIDKEKIVKELLSGVNSVAYSIVPPNIPGGDRKDAKSFKYDPEAAKKLLADAGHPGGKGLPPLVMTFRDNRPDIKLVAEAVAGQIKTNLGVDVKLQQMEWLAYLDKFNKKQQTFYHMRWAADYADPQNFLSHMLATWGPENKLGYNSPVFDGFCREADASPEVEKVLPLYAQAEDTVLQDAVWVPIYFQRDAELIRPWVKGIRESVFGHLPHTTVSIEGSTGP; via the coding sequence ATGCGGAAGACCGGTCTTGCGCTCCTCGCCGTCGCCCTTCTGATCCCCCTCGGTTGCGGGCCCGGAAAATTCGCCGCTCAAGCCGACAAGGGCAAGCCGGGCGTCTTCCGTTATCCGATCGTCACGAACCCGACGACGATGGACCCGCACAAAGTCCAGGACGGCGACACGATCGACTTGCTCCAACAGGTCTACGAGGGACTGGTAGGGTGGAGTCCGGAGAACAAGCCCGTCGGTTACCTTGCCCAGAGTTGGGAAGTGTCGACCGACGGAAAGACGTACACGTTCAAGCTTCGGGACAACGCTAAGTTCCACAACGGACGGCAAGTCACGGCCGATGACGTGAAGTGGAGCCTGGAGCGGTCGGCGAGTTCCAAACTGGCCTCGCCCGTGTCGGACAGCTATCTCGGAGGCATTCAAGGCTTCAGCGACAAGTTCGCGGGTCGGGCTCAAGAGGTGAGCGGTGTCAAAGTCGTCGACCCGTCGCACGTCGCGATCACGCTGACAAAGCCGGACCGAAACTTCCTCGGCAAGCTGACGTACCTGGTCGCGTCCGTCGTCCCGAAAGAGTCGTTTCCGCCGGAAAAGGAACTGAGCGACGTCAGCCAGGCGATCGGCAGCGGGCCGTTCAAGCTGAAGTCGTACCAGCCGAACCAACTGGTCGTACTGGAAGCCTTTAAGGAGTACCACGCCGGAGCGCCGAAGATCGACACGATCGAGCGGTTGGTGCTCGAAGACCCGACGACCCGGCTCAATAAGTTCCGCGGAGGAGAACTCGACCTGGTCATGCTCGAGCGGGCCGACGTCGCCAGCTTGGAGAAGGATCCGGCCCTGAAGCCGATGATCCAGTTCTTCCCCCGTCCCTCCATTTTCTACGTGGGCATGAATCAGCTCATGTACCCGCCGTTCAAGGACATCAAGGTCCGACAGGCGTTCGCGATGGCGATCGACAAGGAGAAGATCGTCAAGGAGTTGTTGAGCGGCGTGAATTCCGTGGCCTATTCGATCGTCCCGCCGAACATCCCCGGCGGCGACCGCAAAGACGCCAAATCGTTCAAATACGATCCCGAAGCGGCCAAGAAGCTTCTCGCCGACGCCGGTCATCCGGGTGGGAAGGGCCTGCCGCCGTTGGTCATGACCTTCCGCGACAACCGACCGGACATCAAGCTCGTCGCCGAAGCGGTGGCCGGCCAGATCAAGACCAACCTCGGCGTGGACGTCAAGCTTCAACAGATGGAGTGGCTCGCGTACTTGGACAAGTTCAATAAGAAGCAGCAGACGTTCTATCACATGCGTTGGGCGGCCGACTATGCCGATCCGCAGAACTTCTTGAGCCACATGCTCGCGACCTGGGGCCCCGAGAACAAGCTCGGATACAACAGTCCCGTTTTCGACGGCTTCTGTCGCGAAGCCGATGCGAGCCCAGAAGTGGAGAAGGTGCTCCCGCTTTACGCCCAGGCTGAGGACACCGTGCTTCAAGACGCCGTCTGGGTCCCGATCTACTTCCAGCGGGACGCCGAGCTGATCCGGCCGTGGGTCAAGGGGATCCGCGAGTCCGTGTTCGGCCACCTTCCGCACACGACGGTCTCTATCGAAGGCTCGACAGGGCCTTAG
- the purL gene encoding phosphoribosylformylglycinamidine synthase subunit PurL, which translates to MTAISPDVYLSLGLTPEEFQEIRKLLGRDPSETELGMFSVQWSEHCSYKCSKRVLSYFKRYKEAVDGEGLENAGVVPIGDGLGVVMKVESHNHPSAVEPYQGAATGVGGIIRDIFTMGARPIASLNSLRFGPIRDGDTEPATVRRNRYLFERVVAGIAGYGNCVGVPTVAGEVSFHRRYSGNPLVNAMAVGLLKTDAVATAGAQGEGNPVIYLGSATGKDGIHGASFASEVLGEDSESKRPNVQIGDPFAEKLLIEATLEALQTGAVQSIQDMGAAGLTCSTTEMSSKGRVGMEIDLDLVPMRESDMTAYELMLSESQERMLCVAHRGREREVIDVFAKWGLAAVVIGRVTDDGRVKVWRHGKLEVDAPSLAFTDGCPSLALPTHEPARYAESATFDPAGLAETDPLQALETLVSSPDLASKRWVYRQYDQSVQTQTALLPGDGDAAVLCPRGTRKGLALKIDGNSRWVAQDPYVGGLLAVVEAARNVACTGAMPVAVTDGLNYGNPKDPEVYWEFERSVRGLADAAEALETPVVSGNVSFYNESELGEVPPTPLIGMLGVMDDASKRVGGTLRPDQDVYALTCGVDSGPQQGLGASSYLAEVHGIEDGRPVAPDLMLERALHATLVRMASEGAVSGCHDSSEGGAAFALAEMVIRSGAGLKADVAGLPGLGSRTDARLFGEVPGTVFLGADPGQEERLSGLVEPGLQLVRIGRTDGSGTFELSGNGRVLLSVQTCRLEGLYESGIPASLGDS; encoded by the coding sequence ATGACCGCCATTTCTCCGGACGTATACCTTTCCCTTGGTCTGACGCCGGAGGAGTTCCAAGAGATCCGAAAATTGTTGGGCCGGGACCCTTCGGAGACGGAACTCGGCATGTTCTCGGTGCAATGGAGCGAGCACTGCTCCTACAAGTGCTCCAAGCGCGTCCTTTCTTACTTCAAACGGTACAAAGAGGCGGTCGATGGCGAGGGGCTGGAAAACGCCGGGGTGGTCCCGATCGGAGACGGCCTCGGCGTCGTGATGAAGGTCGAATCGCACAACCACCCGTCAGCGGTCGAGCCTTATCAAGGCGCGGCGACCGGCGTCGGCGGGATCATCCGCGACATCTTCACGATGGGCGCCCGCCCGATCGCGTCGCTGAATTCGCTCCGGTTCGGGCCGATCCGGGACGGCGACACGGAGCCGGCGACGGTCCGCCGCAACCGATACCTGTTCGAACGCGTCGTCGCCGGAATCGCCGGATATGGGAACTGCGTGGGCGTGCCCACGGTCGCGGGGGAAGTGTCGTTCCACCGCCGGTACAGCGGAAACCCGCTCGTCAACGCCATGGCGGTCGGGCTCCTTAAGACCGACGCCGTCGCGACGGCGGGCGCGCAAGGCGAGGGCAACCCTGTGATCTATCTCGGGTCGGCCACGGGCAAGGACGGCATCCACGGGGCCAGCTTTGCAAGCGAGGTCTTAGGCGAAGACAGCGAATCCAAGCGGCCCAACGTCCAGATCGGCGATCCCTTCGCGGAAAAACTCCTGATCGAGGCGACGCTCGAGGCGTTACAGACCGGTGCCGTCCAGTCGATCCAGGACATGGGTGCGGCCGGATTGACCTGCTCGACCACTGAGATGTCGTCCAAGGGCAGGGTGGGAATGGAGATCGACCTCGACCTCGTCCCGATGCGCGAGTCCGACATGACCGCGTACGAGCTGATGCTGAGCGAAAGTCAGGAACGGATGCTCTGCGTGGCCCACCGGGGCCGCGAACGCGAGGTCATCGACGTTTTCGCCAAGTGGGGCCTTGCCGCTGTCGTGATCGGTCGGGTGACGGACGACGGACGGGTCAAGGTCTGGCGCCATGGAAAGCTCGAGGTCGACGCGCCGAGCCTGGCTTTCACCGACGGGTGCCCGTCCTTGGCCTTGCCGACGCATGAACCGGCCCGGTATGCGGAGTCCGCGACGTTCGATCCGGCCGGACTGGCGGAGACCGACCCGCTCCAGGCCCTGGAGACCCTCGTATCGTCGCCGGATCTGGCCTCGAAACGTTGGGTGTACCGCCAGTACGACCAGTCCGTGCAGACCCAGACGGCGCTTCTGCCGGGCGACGGGGACGCGGCCGTCCTCTGCCCGCGAGGGACGCGGAAAGGTCTGGCCCTCAAGATCGACGGGAACTCCCGATGGGTCGCCCAAGACCCTTACGTGGGCGGCTTGCTCGCGGTCGTCGAAGCCGCCCGCAACGTAGCGTGTACGGGCGCCATGCCCGTGGCGGTAACGGACGGCCTCAACTACGGGAATCCGAAAGATCCAGAAGTCTATTGGGAGTTCGAGCGCAGCGTCCGCGGCTTGGCCGACGCCGCCGAAGCCCTGGAGACGCCCGTCGTCAGCGGCAACGTCAGTTTCTACAACGAGAGCGAACTGGGCGAAGTCCCGCCGACACCCCTGATCGGCATGTTGGGGGTGATGGACGACGCATCGAAACGGGTCGGCGGGACGCTGCGCCCAGATCAAGACGTGTACGCTTTGACGTGCGGCGTAGACAGCGGTCCGCAACAGGGACTCGGCGCCAGTTCCTACCTTGCCGAAGTGCACGGGATCGAGGACGGTCGTCCCGTCGCCCCCGACTTGATGCTTGAAAGGGCCTTGCACGCCACGCTCGTCAGGATGGCGTCCGAAGGCGCTGTATCGGGTTGCCACGACTCGAGCGAAGGAGGGGCCGCGTTCGCCCTGGCCGAAATGGTCATCAGATCTGGCGCGGGCCTCAAGGCCGACGTTGCCGGTTTGCCCGGATTGGGGAGCCGGACGGACGCCCGCTTGTTCGGCGAAGTTCCAGGAACGGTGTTCCTCGGCGCCGACCCTGGTCAAGAGGAGCGGCTGTCCGGGCTCGTCGAACCCGGTCTTCAGCTTGTACGCATCGGACGGACGGACGGTTCGGGAACGTTCGAACTGAGCGGGAACGGTCGCGTCCTTCTTTCCGTCCAAACCTGTAGGCTTGAGGGATTGTACGAATCGGGCATACCGGCATCATTGGGGGATTCCTGA